A section of the Salinisphaera sp. T31B1 genome encodes:
- the folD gene encoding bifunctional methylenetetrahydrofolate dehydrogenase/methenyltetrahydrofolate cyclohydrolase FolD, which translates to MAARLIDGKQIALDYRHSVRRAVDARLAAGARAPGLAVILVGSDPASQIYVGKKIEACEQAGLVSQAIYPDADVSQADLLALIDRCNEDDSIDGILVQLPLPRHIDASTVIERVRPDKDVDGFHPYNIGRLAQRVPRLRACTPLGIVRLLEAIDEPFHGRQAVVIGASNIVGRPMALEFLLKGATTTVCHRFTRDLEYEVGQAEILVVGVGKPGLIKGEWIREGATVVDVGMNRLDSGKLVGDIEFDTAAERAAWITPVPGGVGPMTVAMLMTNTLQAAEARDAARG; encoded by the coding sequence ATGGCAGCCCGCCTGATCGATGGCAAGCAGATCGCTCTGGATTACCGACACTCGGTGCGTCGCGCCGTCGACGCCCGCCTGGCGGCCGGCGCACGCGCGCCGGGGCTGGCGGTGATTCTCGTGGGCAGCGACCCGGCCTCGCAGATTTATGTCGGCAAGAAGATAGAGGCCTGCGAGCAGGCTGGTCTGGTCTCACAGGCGATCTATCCGGATGCGGACGTCAGCCAGGCAGATCTACTCGCCCTGATCGATCGCTGTAACGAGGACGACAGTATCGACGGCATCCTGGTACAGCTGCCATTGCCGCGCCATATCGATGCCAGCACGGTGATCGAGCGAGTTCGTCCCGACAAGGATGTTGACGGATTCCACCCCTACAATATCGGCCGTCTTGCCCAGCGCGTGCCCCGACTGCGCGCCTGCACGCCGCTGGGTATCGTCCGGTTGCTGGAAGCGATCGACGAGCCCTTTCACGGCCGGCAGGCCGTGGTCATCGGCGCTTCGAACATTGTCGGGCGTCCCATGGCGCTGGAATTCCTGCTCAAGGGCGCGACCACCACGGTTTGCCACCGTTTCACCCGCGACCTCGAGTATGAAGTCGGTCAGGCCGAGATCTTGGTGGTCGGGGTCGGCAAGCCGGGCCTGATCAAGGGTGAGTGGATTCGCGAAGGCGCCACGGTCGTCGATGTCGGCATGAACCGCTTGGACAGCGGCAAGCTCGTGGGCGATATCGAGTTCGACACCGCCGCAGAGCGCGCGGCATGGATTACGCCCGTGCCGGGGGGCGTCGGACCGATGACCGTGGCGATGCTGATGACCAACACGCTTCAGGCGGCCGAAGCCCGAGACGCTGCACGGGGCTGA
- the cysS gene encoding cysteine--tRNA ligase yields the protein MLELHDSLSGRRRPLETLEPDHVRLYVCGVTVYDYCHLGHARVMIVFDMVVRYLRARGWRVTYVRNITDIDDKIINRAAEVGESPETIAQRFALYMREDESALGLQAPDNEPTATAHIEQILAMIGRLVDKGSAYAADNGDVYYDVSTFEAYGNLSGKRTADLRSGARIAIDEAKTDPLDFVLWKAAKPGEPSWPSPWGDGRPGWHIECSAMSTHCLGDSFDIHGGGLDLQFPHHENEIAQSEAATGQRYVGTWMHNGFVTVDDEKMSKSLGNFLTIRDVLARYDAESVRYFVLSTHYRSPLAYNADAMDAATSALTRLYTALRDAPSGGDGQRALGDYRERFTQAMEDDLNTPAAIAVLFELARECNRHRDQPGTAGDLAALLIELAGQIGLLQQTPADFLKGNDRDLAEGGLDGATVDSMVEQRLAARRDRDFATADRIRDELTAAGIVLEDGPDGTLWRRG from the coding sequence ATGCTCGAACTGCACGACAGCCTGAGCGGCCGGCGCCGGCCGCTGGAGACCCTCGAACCCGACCACGTACGCCTGTACGTATGCGGTGTGACGGTCTACGACTACTGTCATCTGGGCCACGCCCGCGTGATGATCGTCTTCGACATGGTGGTGCGTTATCTAAGGGCACGCGGCTGGCGGGTGACCTACGTGCGCAACATCACCGATATCGACGATAAGATCATCAACCGGGCGGCCGAGGTCGGTGAATCGCCGGAGACGATTGCGCAACGGTTCGCTTTGTACATGCGCGAGGATGAGTCCGCCCTTGGCTTGCAGGCTCCGGACAACGAGCCCACTGCCACGGCGCATATCGAGCAGATCCTGGCCATGATCGGCCGGCTGGTCGACAAGGGTTCGGCGTATGCGGCGGACAATGGCGATGTCTACTATGACGTGAGCACGTTCGAAGCCTACGGCAACCTGTCGGGCAAGCGTACGGCGGATCTGCGTTCGGGGGCGCGTATCGCGATCGACGAAGCAAAGACCGATCCGCTGGATTTCGTGCTCTGGAAAGCGGCCAAGCCGGGCGAGCCGAGCTGGCCTTCACCGTGGGGCGACGGTCGTCCCGGCTGGCATATCGAGTGCTCGGCGATGTCCACGCACTGCCTGGGGGATTCGTTCGATATCCATGGAGGCGGTCTGGATCTGCAGTTCCCGCATCACGAGAACGAGATCGCGCAAAGCGAGGCGGCAACCGGTCAGCGGTATGTCGGCACGTGGATGCACAACGGCTTCGTGACGGTGGACGACGAAAAGATGTCGAAGTCGCTCGGCAACTTTCTGACCATCCGCGACGTGCTGGCGCGATACGACGCCGAGAGCGTGCGTTACTTCGTGCTGTCCACACATTATCGTAGCCCACTGGCTTACAACGCCGATGCCATGGACGCGGCGACTAGTGCGCTCACGCGTCTGTATACCGCGCTGCGCGACGCGCCGTCGGGCGGTGATGGGCAAAGGGCGCTCGGCGACTATCGCGAGCGTTTCACGCAAGCAATGGAAGACGATCTGAATACCCCGGCCGCGATCGCTGTACTGTTCGAGCTGGCTCGCGAATGCAATCGGCACCGCGACCAGCCGGGCACCGCGGGCGATCTTGCCGCGTTGTTGATCGAGCTGGCGGGCCAGATCGGGCTGCTTCAGCAGACACCCGCGGATTTTCTCAAGGGCAACGATCGCGATCTTGCCGAAGGCGGACTGGACGGCGCGACCGTCGATTCGATGGTCGAGCAACGGCTGGCAGCTCGACGAGATCGGGATTTCGCTACCGCCGACCGTATCCGTGACGAACTGACCGCGGCAGGTATCGTCCTCGAAGACGGACCGGACGGTACACTTTGGCGCCGCGGCTAA